The genomic region CGACCGCCGAAGTCCCATCTCAAAGAACGAGTACGGCCAAGCGTCGCATGCAGCGGCAGCGTCTTTTGACCGCGATCGGATCACTGGCACTTAGTCTCTGTCTGCTAGTGGTTCTCAGTGGAGTGGCCTACATCGGTTATCAGCAACTCATGCCAGGGCAAGGCACGCCGCTCGCCGCCGACGGGGACAAAACCCCGTCGGCTGGCGCCCGCGACACTGATGTTGCTACCGACAAGGGGCCACAGCTGGCTTCCAATAATGGTCCGCAGTCGAGTGACATTCCACCACCACAAGCGATGCCTGAGCCTGGGCCTCAGATGCCCCAAGTGATCGAGTCCGTCGATGCGACGGCCCTGGCGGATAAGGCGGCTCCTCGCTTCGTGCAGCCTCGCTCGCGTGGCAGCTTAGAGCTTTCTGACGATCAGGTTGTTGGCCAAATCAACGAGGCGATCGCTTCGGCGTGGAAGGCCGAGAACGTGAAGCCTTCGCCGGCTGCTACCGATCACGAGTTTGTCCGTCGTACTTATTTGCAGTTGCTGGGGCGTATTCCCACGGTCGATGAAATCGAACAGTTCGTCAGCCAGCGTCGCGATGACAAACGCGAATGGCTGGTCGATCAAATCTTGTCAGGCGATCAGTACGAAGCGGAGTTCGCCTCGTTCTGGAGTGCTCGTTTTGCAAATATCCTGGTCGGACGTGCCGGGGGGATGACCGAAGACAGCCCTATCGATCGTTCCTCTTTGGAAGGCTACCTGGCCAAGCAATTCGAGAAGAACAGGCCTTACAACTTGCTTGTCCAAGACCTCCTGACGGCGACTGGAACCACGAGTCCCGGAAGCGAAAGCTTCAATCCGGCGACGAACTTCCTGGTCAGCATGATCGACGGAGATGCCAAGCTGGCAACTGCCAAGACCTGCACGGCGTTTCTCGGCCAACAACTGCAATGTGCCGAGTGCCACAACCACCCGACCACTGGCTGGAGCCAACAGCAGTTCTGGGGACTGAATGCGTTTTTCCGTCAAACCAAGTTGGCCAAAGATCGCCAGTCAGGGCAGCTGGCGATTCTTGACCAAGACTTCTCCAAGAGTCGCGATTCCGACTCCGGCGAAGTCTACTACGAACAGCCCAATGGCCTTTTGAAAGTGGCCTATCCGCAATTCGTGGATGGAACGACCATTCCACGCTCCGGCAAAGTTTCCGAAGTCGATCGTCGGCAAGAATTGGCCCAGTTGATCGTCAACTCGGATCAATTCCCCAAGGCGACCGTGAATCGCATGTGGCAGCACTTCTTTGGGGTTGGCTTCACGCAGCCGGTCGATGATATGGGGCCGCATAATCCGGCTTCTCATCCCGAGCTATTGAATCAACTCTCCGAGCATTTCGCCGAGTCGAACTTCGACCTCCGTCGGTTGATGCGGTGGATCACGCTGTCGCAGCCCTACGGACTTTCGAGCCGACAGATCGACGAGAACCTGGCCGATAACCCGGATGCAGGTCAGCAACTGTTTGCTCGCTACTATTCGCGGCAGATGGAGGCTGAGCAACTCTTCCACTCGTTGCAAATGCTGGCCAAGAGCCCTGCTGAGGGGAAGAATGCGATTATCGCTTCGGTCGATGATCGCCACAGCTGGCTGGGTCAGGTCAATCAAAAGATGGGAGACGACGAGGATAGCGAAACGTCAGCCCTGGACGGCGGCATCACACAGTCGCTGTTGATCATGAATGGTGGTCTCATGAAACAGGCTACCGACGCTCAGGCCGCTGTTCTGAATAAGGTTACGGCCTCGAAGATGTCGTCGCACGACAAGGTTGAGCACCTGTTCCTGGCGGCCCTGTCGCGTCGGCCCACCAAGCAGGAATTGTCTGCGATCAGCGAGATTCTGAAGACGCGAGACAACGAAGCAGCTGCCTTACAGGATATCTGGTGGGCACTCTTGAACAGCAACGAGTTCATTCTCGATCATTGATCGAAACGAACATTCTCTAGGTTGTGTGTTTGCGTTGGCTCACGTTTTTCGTGAGACTAATGGTTAGCACCACGTTGTTTTCCGCCTGGGCGGCATCTCGGAGGAGGATTCTGCCTGCACAAAGCATTGCGGATACCTGCTAGGGAGCGTGCATCATGAAACTCGATCAGCAACGTGACGAGATGCTGAGCCTGCTCAGGCAGCGGGGGATTACCAACCAGGCAGTGCTCCAGGCCATGCATGACGTACCGCGTGAAGAGTTCGTCCTGGCTTCTTTCCGGGACGATGCTTACGCCGATTCAGCGTTACCGCTGACCCATAAGCAGACTATCTCTCAGCCTCTGATAGTGGCTCTCATGGCACAGGTACTCGAGCTTCAGCCGTCTGATCGCGTGTTGGAGGTAGGCACCGGAAGCGGCTATGCAGCAGCGGTTTTGGGACAACTTGCCAAAGAAGTGTATACCGTTGAACGTATCGGGGACTTAGCAATCACAGCAGCGGAAACGATCCGCAGGTTAGGGATTCGCAACGTTCACGTACGTTTTGGAGACGGACTAAAGGGATGGCCCGAGGAAGGGTCCTATGACGCGATCGCCGTCGCGGCCGGAGGAGATCGGGTTCCTAGTGCATTATTCGAACAGTTGGCCGTTGGCGGACGGCTGGTTATGCCGCTAGGCCCGGTGCAGGATTCACAGAAGTTAATACGAATTCGCAAGGTGGGTGAAGATCGTTACAAGGAAGACGATTTCGGCGGAGTTCGTTTCGTTCCTCTCTTACCAGAAACGGACTGAAGTGCCCCTTGCCTGCCCCATGGTTGAGGAAGCGGTGGTTTGCCGCTTCCTCCGTGTTAACGCTTCCGCTGAAGACCGTTAGGCGGCTTTCAGATCGCTCTCCATGTTCGAGAGGGCCAGCATGAGTTGGCTCCATTCGCTGACGACATCAAGCGTCTCGAACTGAATGACGTCGGCGTTCTCGAAGCCTCGTTCGCTAAGTCGAATGGCATCCCCCAGCACCATCGTGCCGACAGGTTCAACCTCTGGCAGATTATCCACATCAAGCTCCTCTTCTTCATTGGGCAGAATATGTTCTAACGCACGATGAACGGCCCAGATGGCAGCACGACGAGCGTCAGCAGCATCCACGATCAATCGTAACGATCCCGATTCAACGTAAAACTTGGCCATGATTGATATCCTTCCGTGTATTGTTTTAGGGTTCTGATTAACTTGGTTGCCCTTGGGCAGTAGTAGTTATCGCTACCCGTCTGACACGTGAGGTCATGGCCCGGAAAGTTTTTCGCTCGGCCTTCAAGAAAGGGAGAAATCGCCGAAAAGAAGGGTGCTAGCAGTTCAGAGCGCGCAAAAAAGGAGCCGGTCCAACGTTCTGCCCCATATAGGTCGCAAAGCATAAAGCTTTACGAAGACGTTGTACCGGCCCCCATACGGCTCGTGGATGTGCACCAACAGAATAAAGCGACTTCTTGTCGCACTTGGAGTCACATCCTGTGATCTAAAACCTCTACCGGCCAATTGCTGGAATTGGCGTTGGTGATCCCAGTTAAGAGCTCAATTGTGCGGTGACGTTCTGCCCAGTTCGCCCGCCGACAGAAACAATGTTGCTCATCTTCGTCATTCCCGCAATGGGGAAGCTCCCCCCGATCCGGGTTTATGCGGTGAACCGACAGTTGGGTTCGGGAATGTGCGTCGTAAACAGGTCGAAACAAGAGTTCAATGGAAACCAATTCGCCACAGTCGTAATGGCATCGCCATATCGCAGTTATCGTCGAAGTCGCGAGCATTGCGGATTTGATGCATAGAATCACGCCATCATTGTCCACTTAAGGCGGCCTTCTCTCGATTCGTTACCACCAGCCTATATGAGATGGGACCGTAGGCGTTCCGCGTTGGCTTGCGATGCAAATGCCAGCTCTGAAGTGGCCGTAATTGCAGTAAGAATAGCGGGCCCTGCCGCCGTAGAATGACCGCTGGAGGTCAGGTAGAAGAGTTCATCGAATCCGATTCAACGATGCAGTCGGTCATCCGATTCGCTTCATCGACCAGAATGACTCGAGGCTGGTGCCCTTCGATTTCTTCCGCCGTGTACTGGGCATAGCAGACAATAATGACCAGGTCGCCAGGGCTCACGAGATGAGCCGCCGCACCGTTGATGCCTATGACACCGGAACCCGCCTCGCCAGGGATTGCGTAGGTGGTCAGCCGTTGGCCATTGGTCACATTCAGGACGTCGACCTGCTCGTGCGGTAGAATTTGAGCCGCTTCCAGCAAGTCGGAATCAATGGTGATGCTACCCACGTAATCCAGGTCGGCCTGGGTCACGGTCGCGCGGTGAATTTTGGATCGAAGGAAAGTACGTAGCATCCCAATGCTTTCGTAGGTTCGTTCCCGATGCCGGAGGGTGCTTCTGGCACCTGTCGTTTCGAGAAAGCCACTATCAGCAAGGCTAACACAAGCCAAGCCACATATTATATCGGATAATACCAAGAATGGAAAAAGCCCCCAGGTGGAAACCTGGGGGCTTTTTTGCGTTTGGAATGGCTGGGATATCAGTCAAAAAGAATAATAGAGGCAGATAGGTTGCTATTCCACGCAGGTATCGGCTTCGGATTCCACGCTAATGGGCGAGGAGTAATGAAGCTGAGCAATTTGCCAACCGTGTTGATTTTGAATCATGACGGCTGTAATTCGCAGGGGCACTTCGGCTTTCCGGTATCCGGCTTGAACATAGAGGTAGCAATCGGTGGCGAGCCAGGCGACCTGACCCATCGTCGAAACACTTCTCCATCCAAATCGCATCCGGAGAGTATCTGTTTGTTCCCAATCTCGGCGTACCTGACCCCAAATGGCCGCGGCACCGACGTTTCGCTCGTCGCTTCCACTTCCCAGGACCACAGCATCTCGATCGGAACAAAACAGGCCTAACAATCTCCCCTTATCGCGGCATGCATAAGCATCTGCGAACTGGCGCAGCACACTCATCACATCCGCTTCGACAGAAGCAGTTGCGTACACGACAATCTCCCTGTCATGCGCGAGCATGTTAGAGCACAGAAGTGCCAACGAAAATAAGGAAGCTGAATAGAACAGATTCGTGAATAGGGTCCAGTTAAGAGTCGTGAGGCTAATTAGACTCTTGGGCGACCTTCAGGAATCAGTTGAACTAGCTCGATCGCCAAGGCATCTGGCCGAAACACACTCCCTAAGGACCTATTCATCTACGAAATCGAGGCAGAAAACGCAGATGAAAACTAGCAGAATAGGATAAGGCTATACGTCGAATTTTAACGGAATGTTTTCGCATTCACCAAGAACAAATGATCGGCTTGGGGTGATTAAAACAGAAAGATTTCTATAAAAAACCGTTGCGCGATGTTTAGTGGAAGAGAATATTTCATTAGCTGGAGTCCATTCTCGCCAAATCAGGGGGCAGGTATTAGGCAGCGCAAAACTGCCTACATTGTGACCTATGCTTTAGGGCCGTTCTGCGCGCCGATTTCCGGCGACTGCCTTCCCTGAGTCTCTAAGTGCGAAAAGTTCAGTGACGAACAATCCGAAGAATCTTGTCTATGGATGGGTGCTCCCACTGGCTGTCTTGTGGAGCGCCTTTCTGCTCTTTCAGGTGCAGCCGCTGATCAGCAAGACGATTCTTCCTTGGTTCGGCGGAAGTCCTACGGTGTGGACAACCTGTATGTTGTTTTTTCAGGTCGTTCTGTTTGCCGGTTATCTGTATGCCCACTTGCTAGCTACCTATGTGCCAAAGCGGTGGCAAGGCGTCATTCACGCAGGGCTGATGATCGCAGCTCTTTTGCTCATGCCAATTTCACCCAGCGATGACTGGAAGCCGACGGCCGATGTTTGGCCCCCTGGGTATATCCTGTTGCTGCTGGCCACCCATCTTGGACTGCCGTACTTCCTGCTGGCGGCTAACGGACCGCTGCTTCAGCATTGGTTTAGCCAGTTGGCCCCCGGCAAAACCCCCTACCGACTTTATGCCCTGTCGAATATCGGCTCGCTGGCAGCGTTGCTGACCTATCCCTTTCTGGTGGAACCCAATTGGACGCTGCCGACCCAATCGGGAGCATGGAGTTGGGGGTACGCTGGGTTTGCATTGCTACTTATCCCGATCGCCGTTGCTATTGTTCGCAATCAAGGTGACCCTCAAAACGTTGCTGAACCAAACGACGAATGCTCAGACGAGCCGGTGCCCGGCTGGAAAACGCTTGCCGCCTGGTTGGCGCTGCCGGCGTTTGCCTGTGTGATGCTTTTGGCCACAACCAACCATGTCTGCCAGGACATGGCCGTGGTGCCGTTCTTGTGGGTCGTGCCGTTGAGTCTCTACCTACTGACGTTCATCTTTTGCTTCGATGGCGAAGGTTGGTATCGACGAAGCTGGCTGGGCTGGATGGCGATTGGCAGCATTGTGCTGATCAGTGCGTTGCAGCTGTTGGGTGGTATGCTCGACATTGGCTGGATGGCCGTGTCTTATTTCGGAGCGATGTTCTTTGTCTGTATGATCTGCCACGGAGAACTGGTTCGTTTGAAGCCGTCGACGCGGCATTTGACGCTTTACTACCTGATGATTTCTGGTGGCGGCGCTCTGGGTGGGATGTTCGTATCCCTGGTGTGCCCTCTCATCTTCTCGCAGTATTACGAAATGCCACTCAGTTTGATGGTGGCCTTTGGATTGGCAATGTTTGTTACCGTTAGTTCGCTCGAGAAACGTTTTGGGGCGATTCCCCTCTGGTCGATGGGACTAATGTTCTGCGGCATGCTGGTGATGCTGTCCGGACAGTTGCGTTCGTTCCAGTCTCACTATCTTGAGTCGCAGCGGAACTTTTATGGTGTGCTCAGTATTGGCGAGGTTCCGACCAACGACGGTCAACCGATTCTGGCGATGTACCATGGGCGTATCATGCACGGCTTTCAATACCAGGCCGATGCCAAGCAAAGCGAACCAACCTCCTACTATGCCCGAAACACAGGCGTCGGTTTGACGATGGCTCGATTGCCCAAGCAGAACGAAAGACGCGTGGGCGTGGTTGGTCTTGGGGCCGGAACGTTGGCTACCTACGGTAATCAAGGAGATTACTATCGCTTCTACGAGATCAATGACGACGTTATCGAAATGGCGAAGCAGCATTTCACCTTTCTGAAAGACTGCAAAGCCCAGCATGACCTGGTGCTGGGTGATGCCCGGTTGGCTTTGGAACGCGAGCCAGATCAACAGTTCGACTTGTTGGTGCTCGATGCATTCAGCGGCGATGCGATTCCAACTCACTTGCTGACGCGGGAAGCATTTCGGATCTACCAGCGGCACTTGGCTGAAGGAGGTGTCCTCGCAATTCACGTGAGCAACAAGCATCTCGACCTACGGCCGGTTGTGTTGGGGACGTGTGAAGAGTTCGACTTGGAAACGCTTTACATCACCACCGCGCCGGATGCCGCCACGCAGCAGACAGGTTCTCAGTGGATCATTGCGTCGAAGAATCACCAGTTCCTCTCGGATGACACGATGCAGTCCGCCGCGACGCAGTTGGGGCCGCACATGGTCTATGCTAAGCCCTGGACAGATAACTTCAGTAACCTACTTGAAGTGTTGAAGTAGCTACGCGATTTTGATGATGACCGCCGTCAGGTCATCATGGGCCTTGGGTGCTGCGGCAAAGTTGCGTACCTCGATATCCAGCCGCTTTACCATTTGGGTTGCGGTCAGCTCGCGGTGCATTGAAAGCAGATCGGCGATACGGTGGGTTCCAAATTGCGAACCATCTTTCCCTTCGGTTTCGTGAATTCCATCGGTGCAAAGCACCAAGATCTGCCCCGATCTCAGGGGGATACAGTCAGGGCACGGATAATCGAAGTTATTGATGATTCCCAGTGGTGGCCCACTTCGCTCGAGCTCTTCAAAGGTGCCGTCGTCGTGAATGAGCAGACCGTTCTGGCCTGCCCCGAGGTACTCGATTTGTCGCTCCTTCAAGTCGAGTCTTACAACCAGTGCCGTCATGAAATCGCCATCTTCCACGTCTTCGGCAATTGCGTTGTTCCAGGTATTGAGGATGGGTTGGCACTGCTTGCGTGTCTTAGCGATCCCGCGGAAATAGGAACGCGAAGTCGTCATCAGCAAGGCGGGGCCAATACCGTGGCCGCAAACATCGGCCACCGTGACGATCAGTGTATTGTCGTCAGGTTCAACGAAATCAAAGTAATCTCCACTGGTCCATTCTGCCGGTCGAGATAGGAACGCGATATCGAGCCCACGGACGGCAGGAGCCGACTTGGGAAGCAAATTCGACTGAACACGCTGCGCGAGCATCATCTCTTCCCGGCTATGCTGTACTTCACGATTCAACAGGGCGTTTTCGCTCGCCAATAACGCCCTGGCCGCTTCGTTTTCCTTGAAGAGTGGTTCAATCGTGCTGATGCCCGCAAAGAAAAGAATCGCGGTCAGCAGCGTGGCCAGCGTTTGAACCCACAGTGTCGGCTCCCACGTGATGTTGCCAGGCGGGTGCTGAATCGTATCGACGATGCCGGCACCAATCCAAAGGGCCATCAAAATGCCGGCACCAGAGATGAAGAGCCATGCGTACCGACGACGGTAGATGGTGTTCAGACGCAGCGCCATCAGGACTGCGACCAATTGAAACAGGGCGGCGAGCCCCAAAACTAAGGTGAATGCCATGTTGCTGCCGTACTTATCTACTCTGGCAACTTGTGTTTAGGCCAGTTAATAGCGATTGTTGAGCATTGCGCGGCATGCGGCAATCAGCTTCACGATTTCTTAATCAATGAAAACATTGTTCGGAATGCTGAGCTCGACCTTGGTACCACGTTCGGGGGCACTTTCGATCGACAGCTTACCCTCCAGGAGATCGGCCTTTTGTTTCAGGCCAATCAGACCATGACTGGTCAGTTCGACCGAATCGACATCGAAGCCGATACCGTCATCTTTCACGCTGGCGACAAGATTGTGCTCTTGTTGAAGGAGCGAAACGTCAATCTTGGTGGCCTCGCTGTGTTTTCTCGCGTTGGTGATCGACTCTTGAAAGAAGCGAAAGAGGTTCGATCGCTGCCAAGGAGCCAGTCGCGGCAGATTCTTGTCGACATGCACATCGATCTGAGCGCTGGAAAGGGAAGGAAGTACGATGAAGTCTTGCAAGGCGGCTTCGATTCCATCCTCATCGAGGCGCTTAGGGTTTAGGCCTTGGATCAGACGCCGTGACTCGGCGAGTGCTTCTTCAAGTATGGCTCGACAACGTTCGAGGGAAGTCGAATCGTGTTGATCTTTCTGGTACGACTCAAGAAAGAGCAGCGCGGCCGTAATCTGCTGAGTGAGGCCGTCGTGAATCTCGAAACCAATCGATTGCCGCCACCGTTCCAAATGGTCGATATACCGCCATAAACTCGCCTGGGCTTCGGGGCTCAATGGTGGTAGTTTGGACACGTCACCAAGATGCGAGCCCGCGGAGCGAGCCCCGGCGGTATCATCTGAAGATTGTGATGGGTTGGAAAGGGATTGGGAACTCATAGCTCGCTTCCGTGATCCGCGGAAATGGTTCGATAAAGTGCGTCTCCGTAAGGTACGAAAACCGAGTGCCCCTTCCGTTTGGCATTGTACCCCGCGTGGGTGGTTGAGGTAGCGTTTTTTTGTCCAATTGGATGTAAATATTGCGATTCGGGCACGAAATCCTCTCCGGTGAACTCTAGGAAAGAAATTTATGGAAACCTCGCTTGCCGTCCAGTCCCTGGGTGGGACGAACTTGGAAGAACGTCGTAAAGCCGCGGAAGCTTGTGCCAAGGATCCGAACATAGCCCTGGCCGCGATCGTCCCGCTTTGTCGCTGCTGTAGTGATAGTGACGAGCAAGTCAGCCAATGGAGCGAAGCCGCGTTGGAAGAACTGGGCCCGCCGTCGGTCGACGAACTGGACTCGTTAGTCGAGCTGACCACTTCTGCAGAAACGACCGCCTATTGGGCCGTGACGCTTATCGGCAGACTCGAAGCGAAAGGGGCTCCGGCAGCCAAGCAACTGGCGAGTTTGATTGAGAAAGAGGGAACTCCTGTCGAAGTCTGCAATCGCGCCATTTGGGCGATTGGCCAGATCGGAGTGGCCGATGCGGCGATCAAGGCAACCCTGGAGAAGGCCGCGCAAAGCGAAAATCCTCGAACTGCTCGTTTGGCCGAGAAGGCATTGGGCAAACGGTAGTCCCCTGGGCACTGCTATCACTGCGAGCAGCCACTAATTTCTGGGGTCTACCTTCTTTTCTGCTTTCTTGTCAGCGACTGACCTGGAAGTGGGGCATCTGTTTCGGTAAGGTTGCCCCGCTTGCACTTAGGCACATTGCTATGGATGGCATGGTGCCTGCTGGCAGTCGAAACCGCACATGGCAAGGAGGCTTCGCGTGCGCGCTCTCATTCTTTCTTCGCTTGCGTTTATTGTTGGTCTGGTTGCGGCTACCGGCTGTAATGT from Blastopirellula marina harbors:
- a CDS encoding DUF1549 domain-containing protein codes for the protein MNHEDPIIDPLLEELLGQQQMPDLTAHIVKAHQQRQSQGNSGVNGHAKAPLSMVIAAAAQAAPENPTAEVPSQRTSTAKRRMQRQRLLTAIGSLALSLCLLVVLSGVAYIGYQQLMPGQGTPLAADGDKTPSAGARDTDVATDKGPQLASNNGPQSSDIPPPQAMPEPGPQMPQVIESVDATALADKAAPRFVQPRSRGSLELSDDQVVGQINEAIASAWKAENVKPSPAATDHEFVRRTYLQLLGRIPTVDEIEQFVSQRRDDKREWLVDQILSGDQYEAEFASFWSARFANILVGRAGGMTEDSPIDRSSLEGYLAKQFEKNRPYNLLVQDLLTATGTTSPGSESFNPATNFLVSMIDGDAKLATAKTCTAFLGQQLQCAECHNHPTTGWSQQQFWGLNAFFRQTKLAKDRQSGQLAILDQDFSKSRDSDSGEVYYEQPNGLLKVAYPQFVDGTTIPRSGKVSEVDRRQELAQLIVNSDQFPKATVNRMWQHFFGVGFTQPVDDMGPHNPASHPELLNQLSEHFAESNFDLRRLMRWITLSQPYGLSSRQIDENLADNPDAGQQLFARYYSRQMEAEQLFHSLQMLAKSPAEGKNAIIASVDDRHSWLGQVNQKMGDDEDSETSALDGGITQSLLIMNGGLMKQATDAQAAVLNKVTASKMSSHDKVEHLFLAALSRRPTKQELSAISEILKTRDNEAAALQDIWWALLNSNEFILDH
- a CDS encoding protein-L-isoaspartate(D-aspartate) O-methyltransferase; the protein is MKLDQQRDEMLSLLRQRGITNQAVLQAMHDVPREEFVLASFRDDAYADSALPLTHKQTISQPLIVALMAQVLELQPSDRVLEVGTGSGYAAAVLGQLAKEVYTVERIGDLAITAAETIRRLGIRNVHVRFGDGLKGWPEEGSYDAIAVAAGGDRVPSALFEQLAVGGRLVMPLGPVQDSQKLIRIRKVGEDRYKEDDFGGVRFVPLLPETD
- the panD gene encoding aspartate 1-decarboxylase, with the protein product MLRTFLRSKIHRATVTQADLDYVGSITIDSDLLEAAQILPHEQVDVLNVTNGQRLTTYAIPGEAGSGVIGINGAAAHLVSPGDLVIIVCYAQYTAEEIEGHQPRVILVDEANRMTDCIVESDSMNSST
- a CDS encoding nuclear transport factor 2 family protein, which gives rise to MLAHDREIVVYATASVEADVMSVLRQFADAYACRDKGRLLGLFCSDRDAVVLGSGSDERNVGAAAIWGQVRRDWEQTDTLRMRFGWRSVSTMGQVAWLATDCYLYVQAGYRKAEVPLRITAVMIQNQHGWQIAQLHYSSPISVESEADTCVE
- a CDS encoding spermidine synthase; the protein is MTNNPKNLVYGWVLPLAVLWSAFLLFQVQPLISKTILPWFGGSPTVWTTCMLFFQVVLFAGYLYAHLLATYVPKRWQGVIHAGLMIAALLLMPISPSDDWKPTADVWPPGYILLLLATHLGLPYFLLAANGPLLQHWFSQLAPGKTPYRLYALSNIGSLAALLTYPFLVEPNWTLPTQSGAWSWGYAGFALLLIPIAVAIVRNQGDPQNVAEPNDECSDEPVPGWKTLAAWLALPAFACVMLLATTNHVCQDMAVVPFLWVVPLSLYLLTFIFCFDGEGWYRRSWLGWMAIGSIVLISALQLLGGMLDIGWMAVSYFGAMFFVCMICHGELVRLKPSTRHLTLYYLMISGGGALGGMFVSLVCPLIFSQYYEMPLSLMVAFGLAMFVTVSSLEKRFGAIPLWSMGLMFCGMLVMLSGQLRSFQSHYLESQRNFYGVLSIGEVPTNDGQPILAMYHGRIMHGFQYQADAKQSEPTSYYARNTGVGLTMARLPKQNERRVGVVGLGAGTLATYGNQGDYYRFYEINDDVIEMAKQHFTFLKDCKAQHDLVLGDARLALEREPDQQFDLLVLDAFSGDAIPTHLLTREAFRIYQRHLAEGGVLAIHVSNKHLDLRPVVLGTCEEFDLETLYITTAPDAATQQTGSQWIIASKNHQFLSDDTMQSAATQLGPHMVYAKPWTDNFSNLLEVLK
- a CDS encoding PP2C family protein-serine/threonine phosphatase encodes the protein MAFTLVLGLAALFQLVAVLMALRLNTIYRRRYAWLFISGAGILMALWIGAGIVDTIQHPPGNITWEPTLWVQTLATLLTAILFFAGISTIEPLFKENEAARALLASENALLNREVQHSREEMMLAQRVQSNLLPKSAPAVRGLDIAFLSRPAEWTSGDYFDFVEPDDNTLIVTVADVCGHGIGPALLMTTSRSYFRGIAKTRKQCQPILNTWNNAIAEDVEDGDFMTALVVRLDLKERQIEYLGAGQNGLLIHDDGTFEELERSGPPLGIINNFDYPCPDCIPLRSGQILVLCTDGIHETEGKDGSQFGTHRIADLLSMHRELTATQMVKRLDIEVRNFAAAPKAHDDLTAVIIKIA
- a CDS encoding sensor histidine kinase — translated: MSSQSLSNPSQSSDDTAGARSAGSHLGDVSKLPPLSPEAQASLWRYIDHLERWRQSIGFEIHDGLTQQITAALLFLESYQKDQHDSTSLERCRAILEEALAESRRLIQGLNPKRLDEDGIEAALQDFIVLPSLSSAQIDVHVDKNLPRLAPWQRSNLFRFFQESITNARKHSEATKIDVSLLQQEHNLVASVKDDGIGFDVDSVELTSHGLIGLKQKADLLEGKLSIESAPERGTKVELSIPNNVFID